atcaataaagtgtgacattctaTAAAAAAAACTAGATAGTCGCCGAAGTTATTTGGTTGTGTGCACTTATCTGCGTGCTAGAGTTGCTATTATGCTATCCCTCTCCTTGTATGGGATGAAGCCTGCTACTCGCATGAGTAGCTACGCACCCCTGCATTATACCAATATTCAAGTCATATTAACTTGTTTTAGCTCGGTTTCCTAGTAGAATGTGGAATCCTAGTGTACAAAAGTGGTTTCCGAATTTTGATTTAAACTTTTTTTTTCAAAGTCAACTCAGTATTCAAAAAGTCAATGCAAAATACTTTGGTGAGTTGACTTTGACCAAAAAATACTCATATCAAAATTTTGAAACCACTTTTGTACACCAGAAATATGTGTTCTACTAAGAAAACAAGCTAAAATAGGTTCATACGGTTTGAATCACCATTTAACACAGACGTGCgtagctacccatgcgggtagcaaATACTTATTAGGACGGGAGCGCTTGTCGTTATATCGTTGATTTAAATAACAAGATATTTAATGATAAAAAATTCTCTCAAGCACGTAATCTATCGATACACAGCTTTGCTCCATTCATGGTTGTCTCTACAACGCGTGGAGAATCACCACTTGTTTATGAAGATGCCTACACGGTTGGAGGAGCGGGATATTTTTATCCAACATGGATGTCAACGTAATCTTTGGATTGATCATCTATCCTCTTAGGCGTCAATGCAGATTTCCCGAGGATTACTTATTTTGTCTCTTTTTATTTTATCTTTTGTAAGACTAGATTTGAGTGGCTGGTGCATCGTAGCTATGCGGAAGCTGGATATAATGGTTAAATCTTTTAAGTAATATAAAGCACACTTTATAAAAAATCAAAACAGGTACAGAAATATCTTATTTTGGCAGGGTGCAAGTGTAAGAAGGAATGGAAGCTGTGCTCTGTGTTCTGTATCTGCTCTGGATAGGGGCAGGCCATGGTTGGCTGAGGAGAACAGACACCAACAAGTCCTTCACTTCATCCTCTCGGAACCACTCGAACATGGATGGTGTAGCCGGACAAATCGTCTACCCTATCCTCGGCATCGTTGCCGCCGCGGCAGCCACCTTCTACGCCGTCAGCTTCATGGAGATCAGAGAGGTGCGTCTGTTTGCCACTTTACCCGCTGTTCCTCCTCCCATCAGCAGACCTTTTCTCTGCTGCGGATTAATACGCGTCAATGGTACAGAAATCACTGGAGGAGCTTGACGAGAAGTACTCAGAGTACGAGGAGACCGGCGGACGACAGCGCCGGGCGCGGCGGAGGTCTGGCCGCCAGGCTAAGAAGCGGAACGATTGACCGATCGGAGTACCAGCAGTCTCAGCATGGCCTCTATATTTTCCTCCACTTCACCTTTTGAGCTGCTAGCTTATCTAATCTTCATTCGAGCCATGCCTAGAGGAAATGTTCATGTATTGATAATCTGTTTTCTCTCTGCAATTTGGATACGGTAGTAGTTGAGCTTCTGAACCGCATCTCTGCGCTATGCATGCTGATATTGAACTTGCGTCATGCGATACGTCTTGTGCTAGAAAATGGTCTCGGTAAAGCGAACAAACGAAAGCTCAGGCCAACTCCATAGCACACACTCCGAAGATAAGTTTGTATTGAGATAAACTGCACACTGCACCCTAAATCATGGGCTGAAGGGTTATTTTTGTTGACCTGGCTGCTACTTACATTTCGTGTGTGTTGATATCATGTTCACATATACAAAAGTCGTCCAGTTGGAATTCAGAGAAAACATCAATCGAGAAAACCATGTACATAAACATAGTGAGGAGAATTGCAAAATATTACATCATGAGAAATTTACAAATATATCCAAATATTATATAAAATCAGGGGATTCTTATTAAAAAAATGAACTTAAATAAGAATTTAttgaaaacaaaattaattaaaGAAGGGGATATTAATTTTGGTAAACTATAAAAATATTTATTAAATATAAAATTAATCATAATTTTCTAACATTTCAGAATGAGCGTACGTTGTAACCATACATACAGAGCGAGGAGAACAACTAGGTCGAATGTGTTTCAATATTTAAAATACAtgttttgaattttaaataaatatacCAAATTTCCTGTTTctgatttttaaaatttatttCCCCCAATATTTCCAAGAATTTTGATTATTCTAAAGGTTAGATTTTTAAATCAAATGTTTCTTAAAATCTCATTATCATTAAGATTTGTAGGTATATATTTGAATGAAATTTCTTGGATGTTGACTAAGTGCATGCCCACACCTATAATTTGGCAGACAAGTAATTTAACATGCGGGAACCATGCCGACTAAACCAACTCTTTTTTAGTTGAGAAGGATAAAGTGATGATTCTAAGAGTTGACATTCGTCTTCTACCGAATTCAGAGTATATGGATAAATATTTAACGTAGGTAGTCGAGGTATAGTATTCGTAGAACCTTAGTTCTTCTAGTATGTTGAAATAACGCAACTTTGTTCGCATATGTTTGAACATAATTTTCTTGTTCCAATATATCAGAACATTGGTCATTCCTATTGAAAACGACGATAAAAAACCCATGAGATGAGATCATTTCACGCTTGAAGTCTTTCAACAAGTTACGTCTTATGGTACTTGCTTCTCGACACCTCACCACAAACACAAGTTAGACTCTAACGAGAA
This region of Lolium perenne isolate Kyuss_39 chromosome 2, Kyuss_2.0, whole genome shotgun sequence genomic DNA includes:
- the LOC127336824 gene encoding uncharacterized protein is translated as MDGVAGQIVYPILGIVAAAAATFYAVSFMEIREKSLEELDEKYSEYEETGGRQRRARRRSGRQAKKRND